One genomic region from Trueperaceae bacterium encodes:
- a CDS encoding response regulator, with the protein MDLTGMRILLVDDEESALVLVRGLLTRAGYSDVRTCESPFDAAARFVEEQPDLLVIDQHMPGKDGLSVLAELGTRLPEAFPVLMITGDSRTELRESALASGVKDFLTKPFNPTEVRLRIRNLLETRHYQRELVKHNERLEAAVRRRTQELELSQLEMLVRLARAAEYRDDSTGEHTWRVAHMCGVLARELGMATPEVELLLRAARLHDVGKITIPDGILLKAGRLTDAEFSVVKGHARAGAELLSGSRSPMMRLAETIALTHHEWWDGRGYPQGLAGEAIPVESRVLAVADAFDALVNDHAHRKAKSPAEAAAEIRAGSGTQFDPTVVAAFERAFAAGTFMPQLNFG; encoded by the coding sequence GTGGATCTGACGGGCATGCGCATACTTCTCGTGGATGACGAGGAGTCCGCGCTGGTACTCGTGCGCGGGCTGCTCACGCGGGCGGGCTACAGCGACGTGCGCACGTGCGAGTCGCCGTTCGACGCGGCCGCGCGTTTCGTCGAGGAGCAGCCGGACCTGCTGGTCATCGACCAGCACATGCCCGGCAAGGACGGGCTCTCCGTGTTGGCCGAGTTGGGAACACGGCTGCCCGAGGCGTTCCCGGTCCTGATGATCACCGGCGATTCGCGCACTGAGCTGCGCGAGTCCGCTCTCGCGAGCGGCGTCAAGGACTTCCTCACCAAGCCTTTCAACCCCACCGAGGTCAGGCTGCGCATCCGCAACCTCCTCGAGACGCGCCACTATCAGCGCGAACTGGTCAAGCACAACGAGCGCCTCGAGGCCGCCGTCAGGCGCCGGACCCAGGAGCTGGAGCTCTCCCAGCTCGAGATGCTCGTGCGGCTCGCGCGCGCCGCCGAGTACCGCGACGACTCCACCGGCGAGCACACTTGGCGCGTGGCGCACATGTGCGGCGTCCTCGCCAGGGAGCTCGGCATGGCGACGCCCGAGGTCGAGCTCCTCCTGCGCGCGGCCAGGCTCCACGACGTCGGCAAGATCACCATCCCCGACGGCATCCTCCTCAAGGCCGGGCGCCTCACCGACGCGGAGTTCTCCGTCGTCAAGGGCCACGCTCGCGCCGGTGCCGAGCTCCTCTCCGGCAGCCGCTCGCCCATGATGCGGCTCGCCGAGACGATCGCCCTGACGCACCACGAATGGTGGGACGGGCGGGGCTACCCCCAAGGCCTGGCCGGCGAGGCCATCCCCGTCGAATCGCGCGTGTTGGCGGTGGCGGACGCCTTCGACGCTCTCGTCAACGACCATGCCCACCGCAAGGCGAAGAGCCCGGCCGAGGCCGCGGCGGAGATCCGCGCCGGCTCCGGCACCCAGTTCGACCCCACGGTGGTGGCTGCGTTCGAGCGGGCCTTCGCGGCCGGCACCTTCATGCCGCAGCTGAACTTCGGTTGA